In the genome of Parasteatoda tepidariorum isolate YZ-2023 chromosome 10, CAS_Ptep_4.0, whole genome shotgun sequence, the window ttagagatgcaacatacaaatatttggtattgagtctatactgctgaacacataatattaatttcggacgaataatggaagaatcgtctgctgaagacaaaacttaattcgtttacatccatctttcttgttttctaccctgggaagggtttattcgattagcaaaacaataatgaagataaacaaatttgtgaaaggttcaattaaaagaaaaatcggtttgtgaagggtccgtttttaagttaaaatggacctttcacaaaatatttttgtgaagggtccatttttaTGAAGGGTCAATgtttctaaacagacccctgaacaTAAACGGAAATTTCATgaacataaacaatttttaaaaattaatcttatgaaaataataagaaactcAAATATCTGACAAAGGAAAGAGGAGAAACATACCCAATGTTTTTTATCGACTTCTTCATCTGCATCCCACTTCCTAGTTAAAAAGGgatattttttaccaattatCTCTCCATCGAAAAATGTTGTTAGAGTAGGGTACTCTTCAGTGAgccctttaatttttaaataaccacACACATATGCATTATCTTCATCAAcatgctgaaaaataaaatgcaacatttttaatataaattgttgGCTTTATAAACTACAGTTTTGAAACACACTATTGTGCAAAATAACACAGTCAGTAGAGCTTGGTCTCATACGGAACAATGATTAAATAAGGTTAATTGTCCAACAAAAGCTATGTGCTATGTAGactaaagcaagaaaaaaaaaaaatttaataaagcacatagtactttcatttgtgcttgCTGTTTCGCCTTCTTTAAGtccaattattttaaaccagAGATGTATCAAGTAAGGATACCTGGTGAAAATTTGAATCTTTTACCCAGCCAGCAACGGAAATCcagcaaaaattttgtttttgcctagttttggtaaaatttggatTTAGGACCCTGTCAggtattataatattcttcaaaacaatatcaaaatcctataattttctacattacaaatattttacaagatataGTTGTAACGAAATTCTTTGTGcttctatataaataaagacACGCTTttattttcggatttttttttaaactaaaaaaaaaaaactaaactcagtagCGCAACAgctcatagagggccaaggcctactgtgcctatctcagttttcttgtCCTTGGGCTCTGGGTTGCATAAGCAGATGTTCCAGGTAGGTGGTCAGCCAAACAAAAAACCCCCAGTGtctagttcccaagcatgcttggtactcatttatcgatacattgaagggatgaaaggctgagtcaaccatGCCCGGCCAGAGGATctaacccaggacctgtggcacgggagtgcgaagcgctaccactcagccactgGGCATCTaaacaaagctttttaaaaaaaatttaaactaaagctaaattttaaaaattctaaaagaaatttagaatgaCTTGTAGAATGATTATGTAAAACTTTGCTATGATATGGAGAATCTGCTAATAGAggacattataattatttttttattttatttacttcagtgTTCAATAGCATTTGTTACGGTTGGTAGCTTCTGTATAAGTTTACACaaagaatgaaaatagaaaaatcttcTATGGTAGGCCCAACAGTAAGAGAACTTTAACCAGACAGGTAGGAAATAGAATTTACTGAGTAAACAAGTAAGAAAcacactttttaataaaaattaattttaaatttactgataGACAATTTTATTcacagattattatttattttttttagctatgaaaagtaaaaaattttttttttaattataaagacataaaaagttttaaagtatcttcaaaaaaatatatttatacatttttgtcaAAACTATTAGCTCAGTTTTAAAGAGTGCTTTTATTTACtgcaaaattaatcattaaagaTGTCTAGATTAGTAACagtattagaataataatgattaatgtgtcatttgtaagaaaatattttaattttatttgttttctctgGTTCATTGTGCTTTGATAAAATGCTAAGACTTCAAACCAAGGTTtgctaaatctttttttctttttttttaaattaaaagcctggcttttattagatttcatcacttattaaaatttcaaaaaaaaataaaaataaattttttttaatgaaaaacgttcatgaaattttttacagacttTTATTCATAACTTGCTTTGCTAGtagaatgtaatattttttaaagattgctacgcaattatttttatttcttgacaaCAAACTGTtggttacataaaaaaaaattgcctaattAAAAGATAGCTAAATATTACTTCATTGACACAAGTTTAGTTCCAGAGTCTATCCGAATAAcacttattcattttgttaggatatcattgcaacaaaataaaaaaaatttgtagtttcaatttaacttttagttattataaattaattaaaggttTTATCCAGAttgtttagtaatatttttaaaaattaacttcaaataacagtttatagttctttttctttctttttttttacaaatctcaatcgtaaatggtatttatataaagcttaaaaagtaagtataaattatttactttttttaataattgcaaaaacgTTAAGTAACAAATGGGCTTCagtacatttttcataaaattttcgataagtttttgaaaatgtgtttcataatacagtaatattacataattacttaataaaaaacgAATACCCCTTTTAGTTTAAGcctttaaattagaataaaaataaaaacataataatagtaaagaataatatttaaaaaaatgatatatcaagcaagtattttttaaataatgaataaataaataactcaaaGGTAATTGCCAATTAAGGAACCATACCAGTTTTCTGGGCAGTACAAATGTTCCGACAGTAttgaaaaatcgttttaaaaaaatttatttatgttacttCCAGAAACTAAACGTAATAGATATTTCTAAATGGAAGTTTTCCCTAATTATTGGATatgtggttaaaaaaaatagtattatcagtgttttcattacagaaaaaaaatgagagagaatttctcaccctttctcaaaaacagggtgagatctcaaaaagttaagtgagatttctaaaaattaaaaaaacgcgaatagacttggaaaaaaaatatttcttaaattataatacatttttaacattttctaatttttaaagcattgaatatttttactgcatcatcatatggcatacctgccaactttcactctttccgagaatgcattttcagagtggttgtaaaacaataaacgaaaagcaatctgactcaaaaatatatttatactattttgattccgttgaaattcgcttgcgctaggattattatgcttttatatatttattgtaattatttatatatagtggTGGTCacactcatttataattatcattataattaaagaaattaattggaataacctgagtattgctaccactttaaatgtgaaaataaaatcttccggaaaatccggaagagttggcaggtataaTATGGAAAAcgttctatatctactttttcatcaggttttctcattaggttgctcaaatgtTTATCAGTCATTTGTATACGATATTTTGTCTTAATTCGGTTTTGAGTGCTAAATGACCTTGCCACATATGCTGAACAATTCGGAATCACTTAGTAAATTTGTagcattgaaaaacattttaacgtcttacatgaagaaatcTTACCTTCCgtgaacacgtggttgcagaaaaatgtgttctgaaaggtgTTCCGTCATTAGTGAGGGGGGGGGATTGTGTTCTGGTTCGTaccggttctgaacaatactggtagggaagctagataacatGGATCCATGATAACATTTTCTAACATTTAGAtaacattttccaaaattcgctcattttgaaattgattaatagagtgcGCGATCTTCTcgcgttaataattttttaatgcgagaaaagaaaaaaatacgcgagattctcgcgttctcgcgctgtagtgaaaacactgtatTATATTcgagaagagaaaaaataaactgaattgtTCGAAACATTCTAGTACAACATTTGTTTACAGTTTAAAAGTCGAAACGATTGGACTGTGTGTTGCAGTACTTATCTAGTTTATAATCCAAGTCAtacattattacttaaaaatatcctcTTTGGTaagatttgaattaatttcGTGTTaaccttctaatttttaaagattaattattttttctgtttaatataAACGTTTAAAGCTTTTGATAAATTAAGTcccaaattttaaacatgcattacgtaataaagttttttcattgTATGAGATTTATTAcgattagttttatttctaaaattaccaataatatataatttcattttggcGCCAAGTTGCCAAAACTCCGCGAAGTTAAATTCTAGGAGTAAGTATTTTGAAACAGTGATATTGACCGATTCTTATTATTTACGaaacattttgcaatttaaGAATTTGATTAGTAGAATTggagaaattgtttaaattcttCAGCTGTCAAATAAtagattacttttatttacatgaaCCTTAAGAAACAAGGCACAATGTAATTATGATCAGAAACCTATTAAACAATATGGAAAGTCATTTTATTAATCATGAGCACgtaattttactcaaaatttaatCCATATTGGATTCTAGGACGTAAGAGGCTAActcaattcaaatataaaatcaaattattttataatcctcCTTTAGAGTATTAATTACAAGGAAATCATAAGTTAAGATCTTCAATgataaaatgtaacttatttcaactcagaaaatttaaattatttaaaggaagCACTGCTTCGTAATAATGTTTTGACATTCCTGGAGATATGATGATATTGGATCATTACCTGAAGAACTACTTCAACATCATAACAATTTCCTTTACTCTTTTGATGCCCTTGAAATTTTGAGCCATTATACAACAATGATCTAGCCACCCCAGGTTGATGAGAATTTGCAGGAGGTGGtggaacaatttttgtttttccaggcataattttataaaaaaacaaattaaatcagcggttaataatgaaagaaattttgaacaGAGTTTAGTTGTTTACATTAGCAGAACACCATCTATTGTTGTCGTGGGCATTCGTGATACAAACGTATTTTTCTAGCTGTTATCAGaactattaaaataagcaaatattcagaaatcaatcaaaaaatttattgcctCTATACGGAGcactaataaaatttgatttaaaatttattaaaaatatataaaacaactaTCTTGGCAGCCGCTACTTTGTTACGTTAACCCTGCAAGTTAGCACCTTGGCGGCATCTGAAATTGGGGAGCACCAAGACTATTATCACGCCAAGATTTTAACGTCAAGCGGAAGGTGAAATTTGCGATGGATTTTAAGGGAGAAAATCTACGTTCAACGTTATGTATTATGGTGAACGAAGTAAGCATATTTCTAGAATCTCGTATTGgtataaataacttttctcaAGCTTTGTAATTACGTAAGCGCTCTTGatgactcatttttttttcaattggcgatcgcaacactcgaatacgccatctggagACCGATTTCACGCCTTTGGTCCTTCTCCCTTGCCTTTCCTCCTCTCTTCAGTCGTTTAGGAATGTACcacgatatttttcctttttatttaataaaaatattttttaaaatttccgttttctttagaactatgtttaatgtagttttcagttctatattgttttccaacttaaaagattctaatttgtatgaaaatcaagagagaaactaacgtacttccttcctctatgactttccacacgctaatggggaaagcatgtgaagtgttgccataggtagagagttctgctctacgccacctgcagcccactTTGATCGCAAATTATTATCCTTAGTTTAAACGGGTCAAGTGttgagttattaaaaatatgtaattttgtaccatacatattttaatattatgtgtgTAGTTATGTAACTTTTGa includes:
- the LOC107441152 gene encoding glucose-induced degradation protein 4 homolog, translating into MPGKTKIVPPPPANSHQPGVARSLLYNGSKFQGHQKSKGNCYDVEVVLQHVDEDNAYVCGYLKIKGLTEEYPTLTTFFDGEIIGKKYPFLTRKWDADEEVDKKHWNKFHSFYQYAKCFNSDSFDYDELKDTDYVFMRWKEHFLVPDHTIKDINGASFAGFYYICFQKSTAAIEGYYYHRSSEWYQSLNLTHVPEHSIQIYEFR